A genomic window from Lutra lutra chromosome 17, mLutLut1.2, whole genome shotgun sequence includes:
- the KCNJ14 gene encoding ATP-sensitive inward rectifier potassium channel 14 yields MGLARALRRLSGAREPREGRAGDEEEEAGPGLCRNGWVPSPAGRRRGRFVKKDGHCNVRFVNLGGQGARYLSDLFTTCVDVRWRWMCLLFSCSFLASWLLFGLAFWLIASLHGDLAAPPPAAPCFSQVASFLAAFLFALETQTSIGYGVRSVTEECPAAVAAVVLQCIAGCVLDAFVVGAVMAKMAKPKKRNETLVFSENAVVALRDRRLCLMWRVGNLRRSHLVEAHVRAQLLQPRVTPEGEYIPLDHQDVDVGFDGGTDRIFLVSPITIVHEIDSASPLYELGRAELARADFELVVILEGMVEATAMTTQCRSSYLPGELLWGHRFEPVLFQRGSQYEVDYRHFHRTYEVPGTPVCSAKELDEQAERASHSPKSSFPGSLAAFCYENELVLSCCQEEEEEEEAKEGDGVEAEDGTASPQVLTPTLALTLPP; encoded by the exons ATGGGCCTGGCCAGGGCCCTGCGCCGCCTTAGCGGCGCCCGGGAGCCCAGGGAGGGCCGCGCCGgcgatgaggaggaggaggccgggCCGGGGCTGTGCCGCAACGGGTGGGTGCCGTCGCCGGCGGGGCGGCGCCGCGGGCGCTTCGTCAAGAAGGACGGGCACTGCAACGTGCGCTTCGTGAACCTGGGCGGCCAGGGCGCGCGCTACCTGAGCGACCTGTTCACCACGTGCGTGGACGTGCGCTGGCGCTGGATGTGCCTGctcttctcctgctccttcctcgCCTCCTGGCTGCTCTTCGGCCTGGCCTTCTGGCTCATCGCCTCGCTGCACGGCGACCTGGCCGCCCCGCCGCCCGCGGCGCCCTGCTTCTCGCAGGTGGCCAGCTTCCTGGCCGCCTTCCTCTTCGCGCTGGAGACGCAGACGTCCATCGGCTACGGCGTGCGCAGCGTCACCGAGGAGTGCCCGGCCGCCGTGGCCGCCGTGGTGCTGCAGTGCATCGCCGGCTGCGTGCTCGACGCCTTCGTCGTGGGCGCCGTCATGGCCAAGATGGCCAAGCCCAAGAAGCGCAACGAGACGCTCGTGTTCAGCGAGAACGCCGTCGTGGCGCTGCGCGACCGCCGCCTCTGCCTCATGTGGCGCGTTGGCAACCTCCGCCGCAGCCACCTGGTCGAGGCGCACGTGCGGGCCCAACTGCTGCAG CCTCGTGTGACCCCGGAGGGCGAGTACATACCACTGGACCACCAGGACGTGGATGTGGGCTTTGACGGCGGCACCGATCGAATCTTCCTCGTGTCTCCCATCACCATTGTGCACGAGATTGACTCTGCCAGTCCTCTCTATGAACTAGGACGTGCCGAGCTGGCCCGGGCTGACTTTGAGCTGGTGGTCATTCTCGAGGGCATGGTTGAGGCCACGGCCATGACCACACAGTGTCGCTCCTCCTACCTCCCTGGTGAGCTGCTCTGGGGCCATCGTTTTGAGCCCGTCCTCTTCCAGCGCGGTTCCCAGTATGAGGTTGACTATCGCCACTTCCACCGCACTTACGAGGTCCCAGGGACACCGGTCTGCAGCGCCAAGGAGTTGGATGAACAGGCCGAACGGGCCTCCCACAGCCCCAAGTCTAGTTTCCCTGGCTCTCTGGCTGCGTTTTGTTATGAGAATGAACTTGTGCTGAGCTGctgccaggaggaagaggaggaagaggaggccaaggagggggatggggtggaggcAGAAGATGGGACTGCCAGCCCCCAAGTACTAACACCAACCCTCGCACTGACCCTGCCCCCGTGA